Below is a genomic region from Castanea sativa cultivar Marrone di Chiusa Pesio chromosome 2, ASM4071231v1.
CTTTCCCatgcatttctttctttggacctctcttgctctttggtctTCTTGGTGGGCTATTTGGGCCTtgcttttcattgggctttTCTTCTCATGGATTtgcaaaaatgggcatcaacagtAGTCTTGAATGGATGCCCACAACGAACCAAAAATAATTGGTGAAGTCCTAGgggtaaaagggagaaatcccattgaatttgctcactataaaaggaggtaGCCATGGATGAGAAAAAAGGGAGGAGACCGGATAGAGGGAGGTAGTAAGCACGGGAGACCCAATGGGAAGGAGACCCAAGAGAGGAAGCACCTAAAGGAAAATACCCAAGTGAGAAAAACAACTTATGGCAAGAGAGTAGTGAGgaaactaagagtaaaaaagaacggagagaaagaaagaaagtggtaaaaagaagagagaaaacgcGGTAGGAATAGGGGCATGTATCAATAGACtatcttttccctccctcttagcAAACTCATTCTTTGAAGTCTCTAAAAAGTAATAGCTAGTAGCCATTTAGGCCAattctccaaaatgcacaactttgataGCAGGAGCCTATAACAAGGTTGTTCAAGTTGGGGTTTGTGTTCTTTCTCggtttacttattctatgggAAGACTCAATATTTGATTTCATTATAACTTATATCTGCCGTATTTAGTCATCCTGCTgtagaatattttttattacgttTGCTGCATCAGTTGTCCTGCTGTGGAATCTTTACTTGTTGTACTAGTTATTCTGCTATAGcacatttttattgtatttactgTGTTAGCTATTATACTATCTAAACCTTTCCTGCCGaaactttcttctttattttttgtaacGTGTTTTACTTCTGACCCATTATCCtgccataagtatatatatacacataaatcTTATTTCTCACGATctgcaaaatatatattttatagatgTATATATAATGCGTATGAGTACATATatgaatatatgtatgtatatatttgagaatatgctaatCCATGTAAACTAACACTTGCTTgattgatattttctttgggttttagatttgtttatgtgcAGAAAGTAAAAAAGTATTTCTGCAGAAAATGAAGAGTAGTCATTCACAGCAGACAGCTTTATTGCACAGTAGGAGGCTTTACAGCAGACAGCTTTATTAGCACAGCAGAAAGTTTATTTAACACAGTAGAAAGCTTAACTGCACGGTAGACATCTTTATTGCACAGCAGGAGGCTTTACAGCAGACATCTTTATTGCACAGCAGGAGGCTTTACAGCAGACAACTTTATTAACACAGCAGAAAGCTTAACTTCACGACAGACAACTTTATCAGCACAACAGAAAACTTAACTGCACGACAGACAGCTTTATCAGCACAACAGAAAGTTTAATTGCATGGCAGAAAGCTTTATTGCGCAGCAGACAGTTTTACTACACAGCAGAAAAGTTATACCAGCGGTAGAAACTGGAGAAAAGTTCCTTCTGCGCTAGAAACAAGGAATAAGCCCACTTTGCAGCGTCTTCCCTTGGGCTTGGACTCAtcgtttgcgcacaagccggaccaaggaGGGTTGTTATTGGACTggtcccaactccctgatcTAGAAAACTTTGGGGCCAATTGCAGCAGGAGGCGGCCCAacccaacatttgcaaaaaaggccTACACAATGTGTGTCTGAAAACGACGATCGTTCTCctgtgtgataattttttttttggatcatgtgtgattttttttgagaaggtaagtgtttcatcaaaaaaaaagaaaagaaaagaaaaagaaatgataagtgaaatatataatatagaGAGAGTTATGGGAtatgataattatgtaattcaCTTGAAAATTTATACTTTAATCACAAAATCACACtttatttctctaaaaaaaaaaaaaaaaacttttatcatTCAACTATCTGATATGGTTATATCtattgagaaaagaaataaataaaggaaaaagaaaagttcaCACTATGCTCAACAGTCAACACCAAATACTTAGTATCTTCTCAAAACAGTCTAACACCGAATATCTTGCTGATCCATCCTCTTGTTTGGGGAACACAAACCACAACAGCCAAACGCATCCAACTCTTAAGCAATTTCAAACACAAATTCAACCATTTTAATTCCCTACTTAGTTACAAGCTTGAATTGCTAAGATCGGTTAGGATTTAAGTTGTACAgaggagctttacacacatgtttatttagattagattaaaatagtatttttatcttataaagaaaaaacaccaaatatattttttctatcaaaaaaaaaccaccaaacatctttttatttattttaattttaatcgaTAATCCATGGTAGAGGCCACCTGGTATTTAATCGTCCACACTGAATTCCAAATTCCAAGAACAAGACACGTGGGCAAGTTCGATCCCAAAAGGTCGCCACGAAGGTCTGCATTCTCGTTAGAGAAGCAGACACGTATGGAAACGCCAACACGTGTCCTTTCTCTAACTGATTTTGTCCTACAATGTAACCgcttccttttcttctctctcttttttttttttttctgtttcacTTCCAGTTCAAGAGAAAGAGTAGTGTGCATATATGATCTTATAATTCAGATAGGATAGCGAAGAGGGTTATAAATATAAAGTATAATTCCTTTTGATCTGGTATTGTTTTTACTTTCTAAGCTTTTATTAATTGAAGGATaatatcaggaaaaaaaaaaaaaatgagcagcAGCAGTAACTTGGAGACAAGGTCATTGCTGGATGAGCTGAGTAGCTTCGAGAAGGGTGGCTTCTTTGACCTTGGCCACCCTCTCCTCAACCGCATTGCTGAGAGCTTCGTCAAAGCTGCCGgggtactctctctctcatgcatgTTTATACAGAGGAAGAATCAGTAATTTAATATGATAGTAGAGTACGAGTATTAGATTCTAGATTCTTTCACCTTactttattaaaagttttacGTAATGGATCCCATCTCACTTATTGGCGGCTCACATGTGAGGAGAGTGTTAGATTAGATGAGtacatttacaattttttaagagTTTAAGCTTTTGAGGGAATCAGTAATTTAATTATAGTTTTAATGGCTAAGTTACATACTCCCACCTAGAGGGTTTTCAAGAACCTATGATTTTACTTGCGATCTCATTatcttgttgtgtgtgtgtgcatgtatCAAATAAATCCAAGGACACAATACTTTTTTTCACAACCATGAATTGGTATGGCTAGCTTGTTGTGATTGATTGGTGTAAATAAAactgtaaaataaaaatgatgttagtggATCAAGTGAAAATAATATTGATCCAATCATAATATTATAGGTCATTTCAACCTTTGTGAAAAATGGTGTGTGcatatattgtaattttttacgGTGTACACCTATCTAAATCATTAATGTCTAAAATGGGTGTCTTCTGCTTCACAGATCGGAGCTATTCAGGCTGTGTCACGCGAGGCTTATTTTACAGCCATCGAAGGTACAATGATTTCCAGTGCAAGTGCAAATTGTTTAGTCCATACTTAAACACAGTTCTTTTAAGACTtccttttctaaaaaaattatttaggaCTTGATTTTTATTAGGTGCAGGACTTGATTCGGGTGGTGGTGATGAGCTCTCAGGTGCCAAGAAACGTCGGTTCCCAGACCTTGGAGGTAAACAACATGACAACACCCCTAATACCTTGAcggctaaatttttttaattttttttccatgtgtTGTACATtggattaattaaattaaaacatcTAATTACCCAGTTACATTAACAAgtgaaacatatatatttttcaaggacaataaaatttaaggctaaattacaaattgtaAGCTCTAACTTTGCCTAATAATTGAAATTAGTCCTCTTAACTCCATTTTCGTTAAATTTAGTCCCTTAACTTTCAATTTGACATCTAATTAACTAGTTACATTAACAAGTgtgatatattttcttttcaaggACAATTGAATTTAAGGCTAGATTACAGATTGTAAGCTCTAACTTTGCCTAAAATTGAGATTAGTCatctaactttatttttgttaaattcagTCTCCGCActttcaattttgttcaattcaaTCCTCCTCTATTTCTCTGTTAGAATTGCACTGTtaactttcaacttttttcaATACAGAATTGCATCCTTTTGGGAGTCCTTAAAGGCTAGATTGAATAAAGTTGAATATTAGAAGACTAAATTGAATAAAAGTGAAGTTAAGagaattaaattgaattttaggcaAAGTTAAAAGGTACACTTTGTAATTTAGCttaaatatttgacatttaattgaaaaacttaatatattaagGCTTTGTACCTAAATTTTACCCTACCTTTATACTATTAAGGAGGATGAACACACCAAAATTTGAGCGAGTGAACAATTGCATATTCAATACTCGGAATACATGTTGGACGCCTCTAGAAATATCTTGCACTTATGTTATTAGTTAGTTGGgagggaaaaaatatttttaaatattcttttaattttagacatctttttaaagattttactagtagttattgttttttagagcataatataaacaaaaaaaatatgtccaacaataaataaaacatatttatatGTGTGTGCGAGCATGTGCGAGTGTggagtgtgtgtgagagagagagagagagagagagagagagtgtgtgtggagCGTGTGTGTGAAATTTTCAAGAATTGTgtcatttttttccatttcataTCATGTTTATTTTCATGCTTCCTAACCATGCTCCAATTCAAAAGATTAAATATATTTCATGAtcaaataaattgagaaattaaaaaaaaaaattattatccatCTTTCAAGCATATAATTTGTACAGAAATTATTGGAATAGATACTAAGCATGTCTATACTCTTGAGTGTTGCATAGATGTTTTATACTGACAATGACAACATCATGTCATGATATCTTTAAGTATATTGCAATGGCCTCGTCTTATTGTTGCTCATGTGCTTGCAGGAGAAACCAACAGAAAATCCCTTGAAGCCATGGTGAGTTTTGAACTCTCTACCTTTTTGTTCTTAGACACACTAAGAACCATTACAAAGCCTTGTGGGAATTGATTGTAATAGCATTTGGATCCACATGCAGCaacatctttgtttttttagatctcacttTAACAGTAGTGGATAAAGTTAATCTGTCTAGTTTGTTAGGACATCTAAAACGTGTCATATTCCTGGGACGAATATGATTGTTGGTGTTTGTGCAGTTCATTCATTGGCATATACTTTTGCTCATTATTTATGTGATCAACGTTTGATTTAATGGTTTGGTCTTGTAACCATGATTTTCAGGTGAAGAATACAGGAAAAGAATCTTTGCAGTGGGGTAAGCCTACATGGCCATActcaaaatgaattttttttttgaatatttcagCATCAAAAGGATTGAATGTAAACTGGAGTCACTAGAGTTGCCTGAGTTTAAGCTTAAATTGTATGTTTACTTGCTTGTTTTGACTCTTGGCAAGAATTCATATGACATTGAAGGTCTTCTTTTCTACAGTTGAAACTAAAGTTGCCCGAGTTTGGATTAAATTAGATGCTCACTTGCTTGTTTTGAGTCTTGGCAAGAATTCATATGCTATTGAAGGTCTTCTTTTCTACAGTTGAGACCAAAGTTGTCCAAGTTTAAGATTAAATTGAATGCATGCTTGTTTTGAGTCTTGACAAGAATCCATATGCTATTGaatgttttcttttctaatattggaataagaaaaatgttaaaaaggcATTAGCAATTTTACTACATAATgcttacaaattgatataaCAAAGAATGTGATTGGTGTCACATTAGCAAcatgataaataattttttttttttttggtgtataaAAGTTAACACATCAGTTTGTATTTTGTAAGATTTACATAATAATATTTATGCTATCCCTAGCACCattattgaaataaaagttttgatacaaGTCACAAACTAAAGAAGCCTGGTTCTTTTAATTGGTtgttgcattgtgcatgattCAACATACGTTTGCTAACATATAATGGGAGGGTGGAGCTAACACTAACAGTCTATTTTTACTACTGTAGGACTGGCTGCTGGAGTGTATTCAGGTCTCACTTATGGGCTAAAGGAGGCTCGTGGATCTCATGATTGGGTAATGTTCGTATTCATGATGATTATATCTGTCATCTCACAATGCTGTGGataatatttgatttaaattcctAGTGAACTGGCTTATCTGTGTACTTTGTCTCTCTCCTATGTTTATTTTCACAGTATCTTAATTTTTGTGAAGACAGTAAGTTAGCAAATGTATAGCTGTAGATGATATGATTGTTGATAAATAAACACACCTCTCAAATGATGAAACTACAAGGAAATGGTGAATtcaatcatttaaccattatcTTAACACCTCTCTTATGTGTAGATTCAAACTTCCGCTTAATAAGTGGAGTCCCAAGTCCAACatgtaaaaatttaaactttaatgATGAAACTACaaggaaatggtgaatttaatcatttaaccattattttaacaCATCTCTTATGTGTAGATTCAAACTTCCGCTTAATAAGTGGGGTCCCAAGTCCAACatgtaaaaatttaaacttttcaCATGTGGGCGTAGGCTTCCTCGCTTTGATACTATGATAAACAATCCCTTGTCCCAAAGGCCTAATTAATTGGGAAATGATGAGTTGTAAAATGTAACCATTGTTCTAACAATTGCGGTTTGAGACTAGGCAAAAAGCAGAGCTTCTCATctgaaaattaatttaataacttTGTTGATTTTGTTAAGCTTTATTTTGCTGCAGAAAAACAGTGCAGTTGCAGGAGCAATAACAGGGATGGCATTGGCACTTACATCTGAGGACTCCTCACATGAGCAGATTGTGCAATGTGCAATCACTGGAGCTGCAATTTCCACTGCTGCAAATCTTCTTACTGGGATATTTTAAGGCCACCAAAGAAATGTAGCTGCCTTCCTGTTTTACTTCGATATGTTATTGTTGGTACTTGTCTAAGAATGTTGTTGCTAGGAGTTTCCTTGAGATGGTATTTTCCCTTAATTATTATAAAGGTTTTGGCACTTTCTTGGACTGGtatgttctttcttttgtaagcacttttttttttaccctgtTTTTGAACTTACTTAGaataatagttaaataattGAATTCTGAACTTACTTAGaataatagttaaataattGAATTCACCCTTTCCTAGTAGCTAGCTATTTAGGACAAGTGGTACTTTATAACCACTTATCATGGTTTTGATAGCTTGAAGGTCTTCATGATGTCATCTTATTATCTTGGGCATTGAATCGTCCAAAATGCTTGATTTGGTTTCAATTTGGAGGAGCTGTATTCatcggcttttttttttttggggcaaaTGTAACAGTACCAAGACTAACATTTCAAATCATATGAAGACAGTGGCCGTTTGATGATCTACTCATATCTGTGGCTAATGTTCAATATTATTGGGATATCGGTGGTTAGCTCTTCGAATCTCTTTTAGACTCATTCCAGATTACATTTTTGACTTCATATAAGTCAAAATTTGCTCatggataaatattttttttcaaatttttgtgttctctcatttattttattattattattattatttttttgtgtggtaaTTGCCAGCATTAAAATGCATTGCTTGGCACTTTGTTAACACTAAAATATATTACAATCTCAAACATCAATTTGTATAAGAACCCTTACAAGGGCCAATCACATCaacaaaaattgtattttaacaCTAAAATCTATATCAATCAGAAACCTGAATTGGTACAGTAACCCTTACAAGGGTCAATCAAATCcacaaaaattgtgttttaacGCTGTATTCtataccaatcacaaaaatcTAGAACGGGCGAGTTCATGATTAAGGAATTGTGCTTGCTGAAAAACTGCTTCCATTTCCTCCTGGTATGGATCTGCTAGTCCTGGGCTTGTTCTTGGGACTAGAAGTTGATGGCCTGGGCTTGGGCATGTAGCTTTTGGTTTTGTACTTGTTTCTGCTGTTTATAGTTGCTGCTTAGGGAGATTAAAACCTGCAGGAAATAGAGCACCTGCTTGTGTGAGTTGATAAAAATTGGGATGGTTGTGGTTGCTGTTTAGGCCGCAAGATATGGTTGCTATGTAGGGAAATCAAACCGCAAGAAATGGTTGCTACGTAGGGAAATTAAAACTCGCAGGAAATAGATCACTTGCTTGTGCAAGTTGATGAAGAAACGCTTGGTGGTATGGTGGAGTAATCAAAAGAGACTGAAAACTTCCTAACGTAATGTAGTGACCCATTCACTTAGTTGAGTAATTGATTGTTTGTATTGAACGCCATTGATTGTACACAAGCAGTCTTGTCTTATTATGGAATCTCACACAATACTTTTTGCACAAAAACCACCTCGaattgatttacaatattcttaTAGTCGAAAGTTATTTTTGAGAGAGTGGCATTTTTCACCTGAATTTTTGGCATGGACCTAACCCGAACATCTATCTAACCCACCCAAGATCCTTTGTGTTGGGTTGGATTGGACAGGTTCTTACTCACTCGTAACGGGTTCTTGCTCACCCCTAATTTCAATCTAAAATGAGATATTTAATGAACATTATTAGTTTCCTCCAATATCCTATTAGTGGTACTTGATCAACACTGCTTTGTAAAGCCAtcaatttgacatatgtatttttttttaacagctttAGCCTCGAttgagttgtttttt
It encodes:
- the LOC142623295 gene encoding outer envelope pore protein 16-2, chloroplastic isoform X2, whose translation is MSSSSNLETRSLLDELSSFEKGGFFDLGHPLLNRIAESFVKAAGIGAIQAVSREAYFTAIEGLDSGGGDELSGAKKRRFPDLGGETNRKSLEAMVKNTGKESLQWGLAAGVYSGLTYGLKEARGSHDWKNSAVAGAITGMALALTSEDSSHEQIVQCAITGAAISTAANLLTGIF
- the LOC142623295 gene encoding outer envelope pore protein 16-2, chloroplastic isoform X1, yielding MSSSSNLETRSLLDELSSFEKGGFFDLGHPLLNRIAESFVKAAGIGAIQAVSREAYFTAIEGAGLDSGGGDELSGAKKRRFPDLGGETNRKSLEAMVKNTGKESLQWGLAAGVYSGLTYGLKEARGSHDWKNSAVAGAITGMALALTSEDSSHEQIVQCAITGAAISTAANLLTGIF